From the genome of Planktothrix serta PCC 8927:
CTAAAAAAATTCTAGGCTGGGGCGCTGTTGCTTTAGTTGTTGTATTTATTTCCTCTGGCGATACGTTTAAATTTTTGCCCAAACCCGCCAGAGAAGCGAGTAAAACCAGTCGTGAGTTTGTTGTGAGTTTATGGCCGAAATGGTTACGGCCTAAAGACACCAATGAAAAACGAGAGAAAGAACTAGAAAAAATTGAAAAAGGTCAGGGAGCGAAATAGGGTGTCAGGTGTCGGTTGTTGGTTGGCTGTTAACCGTTAACAGTCAACCGTCAACCGTCAACACATCCTTTAATCCTTCTTCATCCAGCTAAACATAGCGCGTAAATCTTTGCCGACTTCTTCAATACGATGTTCGGCTTCTTGACGACGCATGGCGGTGAAACCCGGTTTTCCTGCTTGATTTTCTAACACGAACTCTCTAGCAAATTGACCGGACTGAATTTCGCTGAGAATTTTCCGCATTTCGGCGCGAGTTTCATCAGTAATAATTCGAGGGCCGCGAGTCAAATCTCCATATTCAGCAGTATTAGAAATGCTATCGCGCATTTTAGCTAAACCGCCTTCCACGACTAAATCCACGATTAATTTAACTTCGTGCAAACATTCAAAATAAGCCAATTCCGGTTGATAACCTGCTTCGACTAATGTTTCAAATCCGGCTTTAATTAAAGCACTTAAACCGCCACATAAAACCGCCTGTTCCCCGAATAAATCGGTTTCAGTTTCTTCGCGGAAGGTGGTTTCTAATACACCACCACGAGTTCCCCCAATGCCTTTAGCATAGGCCATTGCTCGGTCACGGGCTTGTCCCGAAGCATCTTGATAGACGGCAAATAAAGCCGGGACGCCTTGTCCTTGTTCGTAGGTGCGGCGCACTAAATGTCCGGGGCCTTTGGGTGCTACCATGACCACATCCACCGTAGAGGGGGGAACAACTTGACCAAAGTGAATATTAAATCCATGAGCAAAGGCCAGGGTTTTGCCTTCGGTTAAATAGGGTTCAATTTCGTTTTTATAAACGGTTTTTTGCACTTCATCAGGAAGCAGAATCATAATGAAGTCAGCAGCCTTAGCCGCATCGGCAACGCTATGCACGGTCAAACCTGCATCTTTGGCTTTGATGGCTGACTTACTGCCGGGATATAACCCGATAATCACATTCATGCCACTATCTTTTAAATTGAGTGCATGGGCATGGCCTTGAGAACCATAACCAATAATTGCAATGGTTTTCCCTGCCAAAATATCTAAATTGGCATCGGCATCATAATACATTCGAGCCATCTGGCTTCTCCTTCGGTGCTTGTGGGGTGAGTATGCAAAACCTTGATCATATCATGCTCTGGTATGATGTTACGGTTCATCGCACCGAGTCAGAAATTATGCTGGAGTATATTACCCTCCCGAATCAAGTTTTACCTCCTGTAGCCCCCTATTCCCATGCGGTCAGGGCCGGAGATTTTTTGTTTGTGACTGGACAACTCGCTGAAAATCCTGAAACTGGGGAAGTGATTAAGGGAGCGATTGAACAACAAACTCAGCAAGTGATGGAAAACTTAAAATTAGTCCTAAATCATGCAAAAACCAGTTTTAATCGAGTTGTCATGGCTCGAATTTTTGTAACGGATTTTCGATACTATGAAACGGTCAATACCATCTATGCTTCTTATTTTCAAGCGGAACATTTACCCTGTCGAACCACCGTTGGCGTGATGGGACTGGCGGGTTTGGGAGATGTTGAGATTGATTTAATTGTGTATTGTGGAGACTGAACTGTTAACGACTCCACAATTGTATCAAATCATCAAATCATGTAAACATATATATAGTTAGTGTTATAGTCTGTAATGCTATCAAGGGTTACAACACTTGTTATAATGAGTTTGTGGCAAGGTTGTGTGCAGTTTAAGTTAGACAAACTGTTATTAAGTCTTGTTTCAGCTTGCCTTTTTTCTTTAAGAAAGAGGATGGGATGATGAATACTAGAAGATAAGCCCTCTATCCCAGGGTAGAGAAAAGCGATCTAGGACTCAATACTAGCGGTGAGGATGTCAGTAACTCATGGCTAAAGCCACTGAGCTTGTAAGAGCAATTGAAGCAAGCTGTACTGACCAGCCTAAGACTGTAAAGGTCTACGTTTTTGGAGTCACGACACCCTAGAATGCGTAGCTAGTTCCAGGCTCTGTCACTTGTAATTAAACAGTTCTAAAGTCACTGGAACAGTGTTACAAGTCTAAAAAGCTCTTAAAACATTGGCGAAGCTAACTTTACCCCAGAAATGGGAGTGCTATGCGTACAGGAATGGTTGATTGGGGAATGGTAATTGTCCCGTTTTTAAGTGCAATACAAAGGTACACCTGATTGAGTATTCCCAAGGCGGTAGCAAATTTAATATTTCACGGGGAATTTATTCCCCTGAGTCTATTTTCCTCTGCTGGTCTGAAGCACGCAAAGCATGAAAACCTTGTCTCCGTGAAAACGGGCAGGGGGACGCGCCAGTTTCCAATCTCCCATGAGGTTTTTATGAAACAACCTTCACAGTTAACTCGGCTGATTTGGGATTTTTATCGGGAAAACCAACAGGAGTTAGACCAACTTCAACTCCTGAGAAACTGTAAAGTATTCCGGCGGTGGGGGGTGTTACATATTCAGTGTCTGACCCAGGAAATGGGTGAAGCCATCGCGGAGGTTTACAGTTTAATCCGAGAACCTGTATCTCAAATGCGGCTCGCGCCCAAAATTAAAATATCTGTTAAGAACATAACAGTTGCTGTATTTTGTGTTAAACCCAATCAAATTATGGCTTAAACAACTCAGGATGTTTTGGACATCTTTGCAGGAATTTAAGTCTCAACAAGTTCCCTGCTATTTCCCCAGAAGTGCAGGGAACTTGCTGAAAAGGGGAAGGGAATTAACCCAAATTGTTAACGAGAATACGAATTAGTGCCTGATCCTAACTTGAAACAAGAATTATGGAACTATCGAAAACCCAACGGAAAAAGCAACAAGTGAAACAAGCTCTCAAAGAAACCCCAACGCCTAAATATGTTGATCACTATATTACCGTAGCCAATCTCAGCTACTATCTGCAATTGCAGCAGCAATATTAGAGAATTGTCTTGAAATCTGGAGAAAGGGTGTTGAAGGAACTGACAAAGAACAAGATCACCTTTACAATTGGGGGTCTAC
Proteins encoded in this window:
- a CDS encoding RidA family protein; amino-acid sequence: MQNLDHIMLWYDVTVHRTESEIMLEYITLPNQVLPPVAPYSHAVRAGDFLFVTGQLAENPETGEVIKGAIEQQTQQVMENLKLVLNHAKTSFNRVVMARIFVTDFRYYETVNTIYASYFQAEHLPCRTTVGVMGLAGLGDVEIDLIVYCGD
- the ilvC gene encoding ketol-acid reductoisomerase, with the protein product MARMYYDADANLDILAGKTIAIIGYGSQGHAHALNLKDSGMNVIIGLYPGSKSAIKAKDAGLTVHSVADAAKAADFIMILLPDEVQKTVYKNEIEPYLTEGKTLAFAHGFNIHFGQVVPPSTVDVVMVAPKGPGHLVRRTYEQGQGVPALFAVYQDASGQARDRAMAYAKGIGGTRGGVLETTFREETETDLFGEQAVLCGGLSALIKAGFETLVEAGYQPELAYFECLHEVKLIVDLVVEGGLAKMRDSISNTAEYGDLTRGPRIITDETRAEMRKILSEIQSGQFAREFVLENQAGKPGFTAMRRQEAEHRIEEVGKDLRAMFSWMKKD